Below is a window of Tachysurus fulvidraco isolate hzauxx_2018 chromosome 11, HZAU_PFXX_2.0, whole genome shotgun sequence DNA.
ACACGAGACCAGAGGGAGCCTACCGTGTggcatttttcttttaaattcaaGCAACAGTGCATGCCTGCTGCGGAGTTACTACTGATTTGCAAGATACATATATCATCCAAGTGTTTGGTTTAAGTGATGGGTCTAAAATGAAATAAGCCTCAAATAGAAGGTTAACTTGGGTCATCTTTCCAACGTGGTTATACACAGTGTATTTATAGGATATAGGATCTATATATACTTATAGGATATATAGGATATAGTCAATATCCACGCATTACCTGGTTAAGTGTACATTATAACATTGACCATACTGCTTTTGCTGTTTCTGAGAAAGTAATCTAAACATTATCATTAATGTTAGTTGGCTAGATACTTAGTCACACTCTATGTAAACAGTTGTTGCTGTAATTAAACATTCATACAACAATTTGGTCAAAAATTTTAAGTTTAAACTCTGTGGTCTAACaggacaaataaaatgttatacagAGCAAATAAAAAGTTAGGATTTtatgattataaaatatatgaaattgcATAAACAAGATAGAGCACCTCAACTATAGAATAGCAACTTTTGAATCTGTCCAATGAAGGCTCTGATAGTGCAGTGTTCGCTCAGTGgttatcaaatcaaatcaaattttaagCTGTTAGACAATTGATCAAAGGTTGAGAGTTCAAAACCTAGGACCACAAAGCTGATGAGACTTAACCCTCAGCTGTCAGTTGTATATATACGAGTTgttctggataagtgtgtctgccaaatgataaTGAAGAGTATTCAATATGAGACACAGTTTGTCTCTTTTAAGTCTAGGTTAAAAACCCGGGATTGCTGGACTTTTCACAATGTGATCAAACCAATCATTCATTATCTTTTCaacacatttattaatatttgacatacatactgtaataatcaaAATTCCACAACCAAGATGAGGATAAGTCTCCTTCACCCTCAATAGGGACCTAGATACAGATGCCTGTAAAAATGTGCTTTGTGACAGTGCCTACTGTGTTATacaaagtgttatacaaataaatgccTACTGTGTTATacaaagtgttatacaaataaaattgtactTACTGTACTGAACATGGATAATGTTACTAAGCTTaagatgtacagtactgtgcaaaagttttaatcaggtgtgaaaaaatgttgtaaacaaagaatgctttcaaaaatggaagtgttaaacatttctttcataaatgaacaaaatgcagtgaatgaacaaaagagaaatctaaatctaatcaatatttgctgtgaccagcctttgccttcaaaacagcagcaattatTCTAGGCACACtagcacacagtttttgaaggcaTCCGGCTGGGAGGTTGTTCCTAACACCATGGAGAACTAACCAAGATCTTCTGTGgctgtcggctttctcacatccttctgtctcttcatatcccagacacactcgatgatgttgagatcagggctctgtggcggccgtgccatcgcttcatgctggtttgaaggcaaaatgtagtaacaccaaatattgatttgatttagatttttcttttgtttgctcactttgcattttgtaaattgacagaaataaacactcattatttacatttctgaaagcattctttgtttacagcattttttcacacctgcctaaaacttttggacagtactgtatatactgggtGATAATTTTCCCATTTAACCAATAAAAGCCTAAATCATTCAAGAATTCCCTAAACCATGTTTCCTGATACTGACAGCAGGGGAAGTGAATGTGGTCTGTcaatataaagaagaaaagcaGAGTCAGTTGGTATGTGTTGTATAGTAGACCAATGCTGATGAGACAGATATGTCTTTAGCGCTTAGGATatagaatctctctctctctcaatgacATAAGAGGTGCTGATTGGTATAAAATGTCAGTAATATATAGGCACAGGTTTGACCTCACAAAGGGTGGCCTCACAAAGAATGTTTATTTTCTAGTCTTTTAGCAGCTACTGAATTGAACTGTTAATTGCAACTATGCTAGTTTATGTTAGTTGTTTATAATCTCATCTATAAACCCCAATGACCTACTGGCTTCAGGGAATGCAACTTTTTTCATAATGAAAtgcacattttaaatatattatactctCACTTCAACTTTAATCATGTATTCATGTGCACAATGTACTTCCTCTTCTGTATTTTGAGCATTTATGGCACATTGTTACAAAGCAAGCAAAATGTACAGATGATATAGGACTTTAAGCAATAATGTCAGTTTACCTCCTGGAGATCAAtaccataaataaaaaaaaatacattattaaagCAGGCTTGTTTTCTGTGGTTCTTGTATCATATATTGCACGTTTCTTCTCAATTCTTCTCTGTTTTATTACCATAATAACGAGTACTGTAGAACGTTCAATCACAGAGGATGATAATAAAACAGTGGAAAATTCCAGCTTTCTGTTCACAGTCATCACTTGTGTCAGTTTGCTGGACATAATCAAGAATacataactttttttattattagaaacTGAAGACATCTCAAAAGAAATGATCTTCATTTGTGATATGACCCTACTATGATCTTATACAGTAATATATCAACTCAAAAAatcaaatatgaaaaaatacatCAAGCACCATGTTCTTTGAGAATAGAGACTGAGACTTTATAGAAAAATAGTATCTATCCCAATGACACATACATCCCTGCCAAGATATTTACATCAAATAATGTTCAGACTGTTCCTCCAACAGTCTGTCTAGTACTACACAGCACTATAGTACAAAATATCCAGTCAAAATGTCAACATTCCAACTGACTctccaaacacaaacatattctAAACATAACACCTTTTGCACCTTAATTCATTATCATACAGAcactaatttattatttatttaatttttcatcttcagtaacaATTTTATTCAAGTAGTAGAGATAGTGGGTctggagaaaaagaaatgacaaatatattaaaattttcaAGCTCAAGAAAGCAAATACAAAACTAATGAACAGTATTGAATGCTTTTTGTAATTTGACATACATTGTCTCAAATTTCTTTTATAAAGTCAAAAAGATCCTCCTTCATATGAAATGTCCTTCTGTTAAAACAGCTGTTCCTAACCGCTAAGTAAAGCATTTACACATATGTTTGAAGCTGAAGTAGATGGGAGCTGATTAGAGAGGAAGTGTGGGGAAACGTTAATTAAAAGGCTTAACCTTTGATGTGAGGTTTGTCTTTGGAAATCAGCCTGAGCAGCACATGCTGGTGCTTTGCAAATCAATGGAGAGGACAGCGTTGTTGGAGGAGcttaaaaacaaatcagaatcTGAGTGGCAAGTTGCTTCTCAGTACACATAATATTGCTAGTCTTAGCCTTTTTCATCTGCTACTTCTTGAGTCCCAGGAATGATATTGTGATGAATAAGCTAGTGTTTTATTGCTATTGATGGTGACTTAAATAAGCAATAGCAAGTTTGTTTTCTCTGAACTAGTAATGTTTATGTCTTCATTTCCTtgccatgtactgtacagtaccaACAGTAAACTCACCTTCTGATTGTGACACCacacttgtctttttttttctcacgtATGTACATGTGGTGAGCAACTTGCATAATGATAGCTCTAGTGTTTCACTTATTACTTTTCTTTCTATATTTCAGCATGTTATACAGACACATGGATTATTGAGATAAATTTCATAGTTGAATTAAACTTCttaatgttttgtgtttcaggGCCAGATGGCAGACACTTTATTCCACCTGGCCAACGTTTCCTGATGATAAGTgacataattaaaacattttcaagcACTTACTGAGTCTTGCCATTACTGCAGCATAATGTTGATGTGTTGAGCTGTCTGAATACAGTGATAAGTGAGTAAAAGTGTTACTATTCATactattacttttttaaatctgCACAGTCACAGCTGAGAGCTAAACAAACAGCTGACACTGCTATATTAGACTTGGAAGAAATGGTAAGCTCCTTTGCTGCATGATTTAATCTGGAGTGAAGGTGCTAGCAGTTGGCTAAACACAAGAGCTATTAGCAACAATATAACAGTGCAATGAAGTGCAGAACATAAACGcttcatatacagtagctgccTCACACACTGTATTCTCAGTATCTGTTTATAAACTTTGAAATCTCcaacttttaattttatttgtatttgttcttttaacaatgaaaattATCTCacaacagctttacagaaatgaaaTTCCAGGTAAAGTggtacctcgagatacgagtttaattcgttccagAACTGAGCTCGTAAGTCAATCGGCTCGTATCTCAAACGAATTTCTcccatttaaaataactgaATTCGATTTAATCCGTTCCGGACCTATGAAAAATCCCCAAAGCATTGTAAATTATGAATaacaatatgtttttaaataacaaataaacatgtataattaacaaatacataacaaaatatgaaataaagaaataaaagagttATTTAGGATAATAGTCTTACTTTGGAGACAGACGAGTGCAGCTAACGAAGGTGAACGgcgaggaggagggagggaggaagggatgCAGGCACTCTAGACACGTACGTAAACGGAGCTTTTTTAGAACTTAAAACTATTTTCGTaactttaaaactaaaactacaCTTTCcttatttcaaatgaaagaaaaaacttaAAACAATGCACTTAACTTTAAACTTAAACTAAGCTTAAGATTTACGTAAATTTAAtcatcacttgtttttgccttcttggctgcacttttctttcttttgcgaGTGAGCGAGAGATGCTCTCGGATGATGCTCTACCCTGCGCGCCAACTAGCGGGACGCTCCGGAAACACGGCTCATATCTCGGATTTGGGCTCGTATCTTGAACGAAAATATACCCCGAGCTCCGGCTCGTATCTCGAAAAACTCGTATGTTAGGCtgctcgtatctcgaggtacaACTGTATTCCATAAATTTACCCCTAAGGAGCAAGCGAGACAAAACTCCCTGAGGCAACATGAGAAAGAAACTTAAAAGGAACCCATACTTATCTGGGTGATAGTGAATAGTGcagttataaataatttattttcagtaactgTAAAATATATAGTCAATAAGTCACTGTGTAACCAAAAGCTTTTGAGtcatttctgaatttatttatgtatttattttaagtcaTTGTATCGAATCATTCAGTGTAATGATGTTCACTTCAGTGCAAACCGTTCTTAGCAAATGCCGTCCTAAGGATTCTAATGACGCCACCCTAGAGGACAGTTCTGATATCCCCTGACTAGAATATCCTTATGATTAAAACATAATGGACACATCTACAACGAATGTGCTGTAGACTGGAGCTGTCATAAACTGCACTTAACACAGCTTATTGAATGCCTAAGTTTAGGGAATAATGGGAATGACTGGGATATCCCACCATGTATCTGAAGTAAATAAGTATACTGAAGCGTGGCCAGAGAAAAAAGCACATATACTGGTGTAATGACAGATAGAAATACTAAAAAGTTTGATATCAGAGGCCTGGTTCAGGCTGATGAAATGTGATTTATATCTTTAACATGGTGACACAGTTTCTGTTAAGTACAATGAGAATAGAACTGTTACAGGCAGTATGCAGTAAATCACCAGTATTGTTCATGCAGCTGAGAAGACAACTTAGCTCCTAGCCGGTCAGAAAAACACCACCTGGGCTCTGGGGGCACTAGACTATCACCTCCTCAACCAGCAGCCGGCTTCTGTAGACCCTATTGTTAACCATCACTTTTATGTAACCTTACATTTcatcaattaaaatttaaagatCTGAGAAGCCTGACATCATTGTCTAATgattataaatgaatacatgagtagtttaaagaaagaaaatatacatGAAATTTAACAAGAGTGCAGCAGTCCAGGGGAATTCAAAATTATTTGCATCCAATCATGCAATTTTTtggcaataataacaataaaaaaaagtagactGTTACGACATACAAATACAATGTAATACTCCTCATTGTATTTGTTATGCAAACCATAACAAAGTAACTTTTGAGATTTTATAAGAGTGCACATATAAGAGAAGGCAATATTTTTCATGGCTCCAGGATTCCATTTGATCTCTCATGGGattaaaagcacaaaacaacacaaacatttgcTGTGCATGATCAATCCCCTGAAGGAATAATCAAAGATAACAGCTATAAAACAATTCAGCCTTTAATTTGCCTGAAATACACTTTAAAGTGTTTGGTAATACTGTATTATGTACAGTCTCGTCTTCTATTAATCgtcacacatatttacacatacCATTCTCTACGAGAGATCACAGATCCGTCCTTGTGGGACACATAGTCGCAGTCTGTGGCCATATCATAGCTCTTCTCCTGCAGGTAAGGGGACATATTGTTCCCACATGTGTTAATGTTAGAGTTTTCAGGGCAATAACTGTCCCACTGGcctttgttttttctgtaaCTGTTGTAGTTTGGTGTATCTCCATCACCTTCTCCATCTGGTTCATGTTTCAGGTCTTGGCTGCTGTTAGCTGAGTCATCTCTAAAGGTGTCATGAAGCTCAACGGACTCTTTTTGCATGTATGAGGGCCCAATGTACTGCTTGGTGTAGTAATCACCTCGGAATGTGCGCTGCTGACGTATGTACCACAGCAAAGCAATGGCCAGCAGAAGAATCAGTACCAGTGTGCCTCCTACAGCACCACCCACGACAGTGCCCATTGTGCCATCATGCAGTGATGCCAGTGTTGGGGAGGTGAAGCGGGCACGGAAGTGGGTGGGTAATGAACTGTAGAGACCAGGAATGACTCCACTGGTTGTGGTGGGAACAGAAAGTGTCGATGGAGGCTCTGGTGGAAGAGTAGATCAAAATGAGTGTGTTGTGCtccagagagcagagagagaggatagagtgagataaatataatgaaaaacaaGCTGCAAAATAAACCTGGAACAACTCTAAATGCAGTGGCACAGCATCAAATCCAGAGCACTGTTGCCTGGATATTCATACCACTTTGTAGCACAGGCAAATGCGCTTTGGATTTGATGCCATGTCATTCACTCAACATTAACTGACTTTGCTTACGCTGACCTTCTCAAAGCAAAACTGCTTTGTATGCCATCAGGTGTGGACACGACAAAGATGTGAGCACTGACAAATCCAGAACGAACCCTAGTCTTAGATCTCTATAAATGCTGAGTTTTGAAATATCCAGAATAGACAAGCTCTATGAATGATCTGTGTTTTTACATGCATCAAAGTTTATTTTGCAGAAAGTTAAGCAACCTGTCAGCTTGTCCTCATGTaacaactgatttttttttctacacatactgtataattaacAACCGATATGAAACATTACACAGActactattaatattaattctGATTTTTCATATATAGAACTTTGTTCAAGAATGAATCACATTGAGATCaacaaaagtacaaaatgtaTACAGCTGGAGAGAACCTGATGCCAACAATGATGTCCTACCCAATCTACAATGATGCCCAATCTACTCCTGCTCGTTATATTTTTATGTGTATGAATAAAATAcctttaacatacagtataatatgaACATAAGGGaactgaagaaataaaataaaaagagatttCACCTTCCTGTGACTACGACCATCAATGGATCAATTCCAAATTCTAATCAGTTCAATGCTGGTTACAATATTAAAtccaacaaacacaataaagcaTCAAGAGAAACCTCCTGGAGGAATTTCAGCAACAtgatataagaataaaaaacctTCTACAAGTTCCTTTAGCAGTTTCTAACCTTTTACACACCATTCAAATTAGgttaagtaaaaaaattatgCTAAATTTTTTCCATTATAGAAAATCTAATTTCAGCTCACCTTGTATCCAGATGTGTACTTCCTGTGAATGCAGTCCAACTTCATTCTGGACCTCACATCTATATGTTCCAGAATCGTTTCTCTGAAGGGGTCGAGTAAAGATCAAACTGCTATTTGTGGTCTTTACCCCTGCAGGCATCTGCATGTTGAGTCTGATAAAATAGGTCCCAGTTTATACTCTTGACAAGACAAAAGTCATGAAGGTGCATAAGGTAAATTGGAAAGACCTTTATGTGTTCTGTTAACACATGATGTGGAAACACTGTAAAACCCATGATGGTGGTACCTGGTCCAGAAGaagtgatgaggaggaggattaGCATTTGCTCTGCAGTCCAACTTCGCATGTTCTTGTCCCACATACCAAACATCATTGTGGCCCAGAACCATGACATCTGGAGCAACTGAAAGTAATAAGGTCAAGAAAAGGGGCCCCATTACCTATTAagaaaaacacttcaggatatTTATACTGTGAGAAATTAAATAGTTTGATGCAGTAATATAAATGGTTAATTAGTTTGCCCATCTAAAACAGTTTCCTTTTCAGATAAAGAGTGAAGAATGCCCTTAGGAACCACTGAGGAACACAGAAAGTGTACTTCAGTACAGTGTCCCATAGACACACTGATAAAACAATCTGAAAtgtaaacaacagaaaaattgTGTACAACACTGTGAACTCTCAAATATCCACTAATAACCATATACTTTTTAATCTGAATTATTCCAATCAAAAACTTGGATTGATCTGCTGTGGGCTTGATATAGGTTTTGAAAGGCATAAAACTCTAATTCTGTTGCTATTTCAAGACAAACTCTTTATCGCTtgtaatatatgatatattcaCATTTGTTTACATCCCTAATAGTAATGAAACAAACATTAATATGGTAAATACTAGGGGTGGCACGGTTCATAAAACCCACAGTTCGGTTCGCATCACGGTTTTAGGGTCACGGTTTTTGGTTCTGTACGgttcttgttgttattttttctattaatcttcaacactccagaaatttccttcagcatttgatATATAGCTTATTAGCTTAATTATCCACAATTCAGGATgcagtattaacatttttgtaatgtaatcatgcactaactgaatttgacttgactttaagcacattattgGGACCATCTATGAGTAAAAGCTAGGTGAGATTTTGATACAGCAAGAGAGAAGACATTGATGATGACGCTTTTCgtttatttggcaaaaaaaaaggagaatgtgtattgttatctgtttatatattgtttgtatatatattacatattgttATAAGGAACTTGTGCCTTTTTATCAGACAAAGACTGAAATTAACTTGCATTTATCAAACTGCCAACTTCAGTGTAgctcttacaaaaaaataaaataaaataaatgaaagaaaaagggaggaactcttacaagctctgtcttttaaacaagtcaaaatattgtaaacataaatatataatataatgtaataacataatataatgaggctataacaatagcaaaggcCATAATCATAAAGTCAAGCATAAGTTACCATCTTAACACAACTGTCATGTTAGAAGTGTTGCCATTAgcatattgaatgcattttgcacaatgcTTGCACACAGTCGCAGTTCTgtctactgttttatttccgttgtcatcgtaagtaacatgaaatccaaaatgttcccacacATCGGATTTGAATGACGCGGGCGCATCCGCCAACCTTCATTATCTCCTCCACTtgccatttctgcagcactcc
It encodes the following:
- the nectin3a gene encoding nectin-3-like protein — its product is MARGLGFIAGNNAVFLELSVVLPLLLFLGIGVCSNKVVVPEHVQVVLGKNATLSCRVDVGANLSLTQSSWERSLPMRPVTVAVFNPQFGISISEEYINRVHFLNPSVEDASIVLEGVDFADIGSYICKVVTFPLGNSQASTVVDIMVEPKVYVLAGVDPLVDGNAEGVVATCMAEKARPPAEVFWEAELYGRSEHIIQDEPDGTTSTQVDYIWAPSSHALNHALTCVVRHPALAMDLRIPYVLNVQFAPDVMVLGHNDVWYVGQEHAKLDCRANANPPPHHFFWTRLNMQMPAGVKTTNSSLIFTRPLQRNDSGTYRCEVQNEVGLHSQEVHIWIQEPPSTLSVPTTTSGVIPGLYSSLPTHFRARFTSPTLASLHDGTMGTVVGGAVGGTLVLILLLAIALLWYIRQQRTFRGDYYTKQYIGPSYMQKESVELHDTFRDDSANSSQDLKHEPDGEGDGDTPNYNSYRKNKGQWDSYCPENSNINTCGNNMSPYLQEKSYDMATDCDYVSHKDGSVISRREWYV